The window cgtcgtcaccatcgtcgaggccatcgccctcggcgccctcaGCTTGCCGAAAGCCTACAGCATCCTCGGCATGTTCCTCGGCGTCTTCCTCACCATTGGCCTCGGCTTCATCGCCATCTTCACGAGctacctcgtcggccaggtcAAGTTGGCCTACCCCGACGTCTCCCAttacgccgacgccggaaGGCTTCTCTTCGGTCGCGTTGGCTACGAGgtcttcggcgccgccctcgtgcTCGAGCTCATGATGGTCGTCGGATCGCACGCCCTTACCGGCAGCATCGCCCTGCAAAACATCAGCGGAAGCGGCATCTGCTCCATTGCCTTCTCCTGCATCTCGGCCatcatcctcctcatcctcgccatcccGCCCTCCTTCACCGAAGTCGCCATCCTTGGCTACATCGACTTCGCCTCCatcgcggcggcggtcgccatcaccatcatcgccaccgGTGTtcaggccgccgacgcccctGGCGGcctccccgccgtcgcctggtCCGCCTGGCCCAAGAGCAACGTCTCCTTCTCGgaggcctttgtcgccgtcaGCAACATCATCTTCGCCTTCAGCTTCGCCATCGGCCAGTTCTCCTTCATGGACGAGATGCACACCCCCAATGACTACATGAAGTCCATCTGGGCATCCGGCGTCGTCCAGATCGTCATCTACACTCTGACTGGCGCCCTCTGCTACGCCTTCATCGGGCCCGACGTCCAGTCGCCTGCGCTCCTCTCGGCGGGGCCCCTCATCTCCAAGATCGCCTTTGGCGTTGCCCTGCCCGTCATCTTCATCTCCGGCTCCATCAACTCGACCGTTGCACTTCGCTACCTCCACGGCCGGCTCTGGAAGACGTCGATCAAGCAATACATCAACACGCCCTCCGGATGGGCAGCCTGGATCGGCCTCTTGACCGCCTTTACCATCATTGCCTGGATCTTCGCCGAGGCCATTCCCATCTTCAACGACCTGCTCTCCCTCGCTTCCGCCCTCTTCGTCTCCGGCTTCTCCTTCTGGATCCCGGCCATCATGTGGTTCCTCTTGCTGTGCAAGGGCAAGTGGTTCGCCCGCGAAAATCTCCTCATGAGCGTTGGCAGCATCGTCTCCTTCATCATCGGTGCCGTcacgctcgtcgccggcacctaCGCGACCATTGTCGATATTGTACGTTTCCTTTTCGTCCGACCCCTACTGACCTTGGCCTGCCATTGCTGACTCTTCTTCTCTCGCCCAGAACATGATCACTTCCAAGGGCACCGCACACCGCCCCTTTACTTGTCGAACGCCATAGAGAGACTTTCATGCATTACCATGTACTTTAGTTTGCGTTGTCATAGCATCTTCCCTTGAATCTCACTGTAATATAGTACACCTTCTATTGAGCACAGCCTTTCCACGTGCCTCCAGCTCATCCCGGCATTTGTACGGATAAGTGAGCTCGTGTGCCTTTGAATCAGAGGCGATGATCCCgagtgacggtgacggcgtgGTAATGTATAAATACCAGATCAAGGAGTGTATTGAGTTGGGCGTGTTGAGGGAGGGCTGGTACCGCACCATCCGGAGATGGCACGAGTCGATCGGCGCCGCTCCAGTCCTCGCCAATCGCTTCTCCAATTCCCGCTCCATGTCGACAGCCACAACTTCAACGCGAAAATGACCCAACAAGAAATTGTAAGCAGGGAATGTAGGGAGGGGACCCCAGTACCTCCCTGACAAGCGGCAGCAGTGTGCGTGTGGGTTCCAGGTGCAGTGGCGAAGAGTGCCATCATCCCATGATTCTAGGGCAGGCAAGGATGCCAAGTCTTGCCTTCTCTGCGAATAGTCTCGACCCAAGTTAACCCAGGCCTGATCTCTTGGTTGTGACGTTGCGGTGTTTTCCGGACGCTCTAGACGTGGCCGCTGAGAAAGATAGCGATCCCGGCCACTTGAATACTGCCACTGCAGGGGAGGGTGCATTACACATCTCTGCTGCTTGGAAGAGGGACGCATTTCAGATTCATATTGGATAGCGGGCGGCATTTCCAAGGCCGGCTGGCGTTATCCAGTCCCAATCCCCAGCAGTCCTGCTCACTTTCGTTTCACATCACTGCTGTGGGCGGGCTTGTAAATGCTGCAAGACCTAGGCTACGTCGACTTCTTCTTCATCCGATTTCAATGCCAATGTGGAGAGGCGCGGTGGCAGATTCCACCTCGGACCGTATTATCAAACGTCGATGGTAAGCGCATGGCGTTGCTGAGCCTGGATGCCGAAAACAAAACTCAACGGACCTCCCATGTCAAGCGGGATCCCCGAATGTCATGTTGTTCTCAGCAAGCAACTGCATTCCGTATGGCAGGGCAAGTGAGAACAGGCTTCGTCCTtcgaggggagggggacaTTTTATAGTAAGAAGGGTCGATGTTGTTGCTGTTTTGCCAGTCTCGAATTGAGACGACGCAATGCAGGAAGTCTGTGCCCAGATAAGACTCGAGTGTATCCGTCAATTTCGAGGCATTCTCCGGTCGGGAATCATCAGGAAGCCTGTCTGACTCCGATCCTCTGTGCCAACCCCAAGATGCGATCCGCGACTATTTTCACCTTCGCCCTGGCCAACGGGGCTCTGGCTGCTCGTGCATTCCTCAACGAACCGGATACGGGAATCCAGGACGTCCTGGGGGGCCTGCCCGACGGCAGGCTGCCCGAGCTCAGCAGCATCGTGGGACTGCCTGACTTTGAATGGGTCGCCAAGAAGTACATGCCAGTCCGGAACTTCAGCTACTACCgcaacggcgccggcggtgaGTGGTCGTACCGTAACAACCTCGAAGTCTTCCATCGATATCGACTCCGGCcgcgcgtcctcgtcgacaattGGGCCATTGAGTCGACCCTTTCGATGTACCTCCCACATCCGCTCGGTATGGGGAACAATGAGATCGTGTTCTGAAGGCGACTCGTTTGCATTTTGGAATTTCATCCAACAGCAACTCCTTCGTATGTAGGGCTACCATCCTCGGCCACATCGTCTCGGCCCCCTTTTTCATCAGCCCAGCGGCACGTGCCCACTACGCACACCCCGATGCCAAGCTGAATCTGGTCAAGGCAGCGGGCGCAGAAAAGATTATGTACATGGTATGGCTGCGCGTGCCATTCCAACTTTCCGTATCGAGTCGAACGCTTCGCTAGATCACGACATCTCTTGCCCTCGCTGTTCCAGCCGGCACTCTACGCCTCCAAAACGATCAATGAGATTGCGGCGGCCAAGAAACCCGGCCAAGGGACGTTCCAGCAGGTAGGTGCTGGCGCAATGTACCAACGCACTCAAGCGTGGGCGTAAGCTGTCTGACGGCAGCAGCTGACGAATTTAGCTCCATCTCTCGTCGAATCGGTCGGGGAACCAGGAGCTGTTCGACCGGGCCGAAAAGTCGGGAGCAATGGCCATCGTCTTCACTGTCGACTCCGCCGCGGACGGAAACCGGCATCGGGCTGCCCGCTTCGGAGTCGGCTCTGTGTACGTATTGCTTGGCCCAACCTCTCTCCGACCCCTTGATTCCGTGCCAACTGACCAATGTCCGCCGAGACCTATTTCAAGTGACCCCGACTATTCCTCCTTTACAGTACGTCGTCCGAACCTTTCTACCTATTTCGTTCTCGGTTGGCGATGCGTAGTGGAACTTTTACCGGAGCCTCACCAACATGACGCGGCTCCCTATAATTCTGAAGGGCATCATGACGGTCAAGGGACGCGCAAATGGCGGTAGTCAACAAGGTGCCGGCCATCATTCCTCCAaccacggcggccgccagCTCGACGGTTCACCCTCCTCTCTTGAAGTCGCGCTAGAGATCCACGATCGCGCGCCGGACGTGTTCAAGGGAACCGAGGTATACGCCGATGGCGGTATTCGCTACGGTGCATATGCGCTCATGCTGGAAATTTAGGGGTTGCGAACCTAAAGAAGATCAACCTGACCTATATATGTTTTGGTCATCCGAACCCTGTTGTCTTGTTTTAGTCCCGACTAAGGTGGGAAAACAGGCGGACTGGAAGCCAAGGAGGGTGTAGTTGATGGGGAATGGCATCTTGCGCATATTGCCTGTATGCACCATTTCAATTATCCATTCTATATTATTCCCTGACGAAATTATCGTCAACTCTATGCACCTTTTCGCTCTAGGCGATGTGAAGTGGTGGCGGAGGTGCCGACTGATCGGCCACTCGCGATCACGATTACCCTGTACCTCCGATGCTGCTCCAGCATAGGCCGTACAGCTCCGGACTCGGCGACCGGAAGCCGGCGACTTTTCGGCTCCACTAGGCGGTACGGCGCGCTGGCCAGTGTTCCTGTTTTGCGGCGCAACAAATAATTGCTCGCTCGCAAGGATAGGGGAAACGGGACCACCCTCCGTCATCGAGCAACAATTTCATGCATACGAGAGAAATACGGAGTTCCGTTTGTCACATTGTGGACAGGGGCACGGTAGCCTTGTTGCCTTGGTTTAGTTGGGCTGGTGCCAATGGCAACCCGCTGTTTGCCCTTTGCAATCTTCGCTGGCTTACACCCTGGCGTATCTATTCTTTGATTGTTCGCTTGTCAGCGAGATTCTCGGTACTTGAGAATACTGGTGGCTTGTTCAGAGCTGATGTCAGGATTTCATTTATTGGAAACGAGTCAATGAAGCCCAGGAATGCATCATCGCCTGCGTTATAGCATGCCCAACCGTGCCCCCCGGCAGCCTGAATTGCAAGCTCAATCTACTGGCAAACTTTCATGCGTTCATTCCTGATTCTGGCTGTTTCGGAATCCCGTGTTTGTGGATGGCACGGCGCAGCAGCGGGCCTGATTTTGATGACAAGGAGGCCGTGTTATTGCACTGTTGGTTCTGACCAATATTTCCCGTGAGGCCTTTTGCAAGTGGTAAAGGCATAGCGGTATGTGTCTCGCTTGTTGGATTACATCATGCTATCGATGCTATCGAAAACGTGAATTGATGCTTGCAATGGTTGGTCTCTCGTACTTTAGGAGTCAATTCGCCGACGACTTGATCGTGCACCACACGGTACGCACCCCTGAATTCTTTTCGTTATCTTCCCCCTTTGTTGCACTTCGACCCCCGAGAACGATAACTGAACGAAACGTACAATTGAAGGCGGAATAAATCTTGAAAACAATTGCCCAACGGACCCATGATGAGAACCTTCCTTCTCGCGGCTCTAATCTACACGGTCGCGCCGGTCGCGGCCGACTTCCTCGGACCGCGATACCCGATTCCGATCGACGTTACTAGCAACAAGAGCGCGGTGGCGGCCTATTGGCACAAAATTACATCGGGGCTGGAGACACTCCTCAAACACGACAACGGTTACACCTCTCGGGAGCGGGAGCTAAACAATACCAGCTTTTCCCTCGGTTTCTTCTCTGCTCGCGATGGTCAAATGGACTTGCTCGAGTTCCACCACACAGCGAGAGGTGTAGCGAACGGAACCCGGGGGGCGCGAAAGGTGGACGGAAACACTATTTACCGAATAAACTCTCTGACCCAGCTCATGACCATGTACGCTGGCCTGCTCACGATCAAGAGCGAAGACTGGGATCGACCGTTGCTGGAGTTGATGCCGGAGCTCCAAAACAACCAAACCTATTCAGCAATTCGACGGAAGGCACACTCAAAAGTCGATGCAACCAATGCCGTTCCGTGGGGACATATTTCGCTCCGAGCCGTGGTCGGATACTTGAGCGGCATCCCCCGAGACGCCGTTGGTCAGGGCAATCGCCCATTCGTAGGCACCGAGGACCTTTTCGGACATCCCGAGGACCCCTGGGCACCACCTTTTTACGCTACGGAAAGGGGACTGCCGAGTATCTATCTCAACGACAGCAGAGACCCTGCACGACCAGTCTATGTCGATCTGGTGAACACGATCCGTTCAAAGACGAATACACCATGGGGCAGCTACCTGTTGGGGCTTGCCAACCGAAGCCCTACCTTTCTGCCTTGGGCTAGCCCGGCGGTCAGCAACAACGGCTACGTGATCCTCGGCGAAGTGATCCGCAAGACAACGGGAAgcgagacggagacgacgctGCTCAAAAACGTATTCCATCCGCTTGGGATGACCAATTCGACCACCTTCCGAGTCAAGGACGAGTCCGAAGCCCTCATTCCAGCCGGCGAGAACGTCTACAAGGACTTTTCCTCGAACCTCCATATATCGAGTCCTGCATTCGGTGGCTACTCGACACTTCGTGATCTCGCGAGGCTCGGCGTTGGAATACTGAACCACACGCTGCTATCGGCCGAGGAGACACGCCGGTGGATGAAACCCCTGTCGCACACGGATCGCGTCTGGGTCTCGCTCGGTGCGCCGTGGGAGATTATGCGTCATGTCGACACCGGCTCAAATATTGTGACGGACGTCTATTGCAAGGCGGGCAACTCGCTTGCTTACAGCAGCTTCTTCTGCCTCCTGCCCGACTACGATGTCGGTTTCACCGTTCTGAGCGCAAGCACGACGAAGTCGCGCCTCCGGCTTACGGGGATGCTAGCTGATACCATCCTCGACAACCTTGTACCGGGGCTTCTCGCTCAGGGGgctgccgaggccaaggataGGTTCGCGGGCACTTACACGACGAAGGCAATGGGCTCCCAAGTTTCGCTAAAGATATCCGTGAATCAAACGGTCGGGGCACCGCCAGGGCTGATCCTGTCCAACTTTACCTATAACGGCACCGACCTGCTGGCGAACGGGCTTCTTCCCAACCGGCTCGTGCCCACAATCGCCGACACCAAGAACGGCAAGTTTGCTTTTCGGTTGGTTCGTCAGGAGGGCTTTCCTTTGGGAGCAGTAGGACGGTTCGCCGATTGGGAATCCCTGAGCTGGGCCGAGGTCGGGCGGAGGACGTACGCcaacgccgacctcgacctgtTCGTATTCGACGT of the Drechmeria coniospora strain ARSEF 6962 chromosome 01, whole genome shotgun sequence genome contains:
- a CDS encoding putative CYB2-lactate dehydrogenase cytochrome b2, which codes for MRSATIFTFALANGALAARAFLNEPDTGIQDVLGGLPDGRLPELSSIVGLPDFEWVAKKYMPVRNFSYYRNGAGGEWSYRNNLEVFHRYRLRPRVLVDNWAIESTLSMYLPHPLGMGNNEIVATILGHIVSAPFFISPAARAHYAHPDAKLNLVKAAGAEKIMYMPALYASKTINEIAAAKKPGQGTFQQLHLSSNRSGNQELFDRAEKSGAMAIVFTVDSAADGNRHRAARFGVGSVYVLLGPTSLRPLDSVPTDQCPPRPISSDPDYSSFTWNFYRSLTNMTRLPIILKGIMTVKGRANGGSQQGAGHHSSNHGGRQLDGSPSSLEVALEIHDRAPDVFKGTEVYADGGIRYGAYALMLEI
- a CDS encoding amino acid transporter; protein product: MDPAAAKRPASTSSTHAGGPELFGKTDDLALRDMSDNDAVAETSDEMNQDRMKHAAAQGNAHFHRLGWKRLAVVTIVEAIALGALSLPKAYSILGMFLGVFLTIGLGFIAIFTSYLVGQVKLAYPDVSHYADAGRLLFGRVGYEVFGAALVLELMMVVGSHALTGSIALQNISGSGICSIAFSCISAIILLILAIPPSFTEVAILGYIDFASIAAAVAITIIATGVQAADAPGGLPAVAWSAWPKSNVSFSEAFVAVSNIIFAFSFAIGQFSFMDEMHTPNDYMKSIWASGVVQIVIYTLTGALCYAFIGPDVQSPALLSAGPLISKIAFGVALPVIFISGSINSTVALRYLHGRLWKTSIKQYINTPSGWAAWIGLLTAFTIIAWIFAEAIPIFNDLLSLASALFVSGFSFWIPAIMWFLLLCKGKWFARENLLMSVGSIVSFIIGAVTLVAGTYATIVDINMITSKGTAHRPFTCRTP